The region CGCAACCCGTGTCCCTGGCCCAGCATCTCTTGGCCTACGCCTGGATGTTCCGCCGCGACGCCGAACGCCTGGAATCCTTCCAGACGCGCATCCGCGTCTCGCCCCTGGGGGCGGCCGCGCTGGCCGGCACCACCTATCCCCTGGACCCCGCCTCGGTGGCTGCGGAACTCGGCATGACCGAAATCTTCGGCAACAGCATGGACGCGGTCTCGGACCGGGATTTCGCCCTGGAGGCCCTGTTCGGCGGCAGCCTCGTGATGATGCACCTCTCGCGTTTCTGCGAGGAGCTCATCCTCTGGGCCAATCCGGCCTTCGGCTACGTGCGCCTGCCGGACGCCTACTCCACGGGTTCCTCGATCATGCCCCAGAAGAAGAACCCGGACGTCTGTGAGCTCATGCGCGGCAAGACCGGCCGGGTCTACGGCTCCCTGGTGTCCCTGCTGACCCTGATGAAGGGACTGCCCTTGGCCTACAATCGGGACATGCAGGAGGACAAGGAACCCTTCCTGGACGCCGACCGCACCGTCTCGGCCTCGGTGTCCATCATGGCCGACATGTTGGCCGAGATGACCTTCGTGCCCGAGGCCATGCGCCGGGCGCTGTCTCGGGGATTCCTGAACGCCACCGAGTTGGCCGACTACTTGGCGGCCCGTGGTCTGCCTTTCCGGGAGGCCCATCACGCGGCGGGCTCCGCCGTGGCTTTGGCCGAATCGCGCGGCTGCGGTTTGGAAGACCTGAGCCTGGAGGATCTGCGCGGTTTCTCGCCGTTGATCGAGAACGACGTTTTCGAGGCCCTGCGCCACGAGACGGCCGTGGCCCGGCGGAGCACCCCCGGCGGCACGGGCCCCGACTCCGTGCGTCGGCAGATATCCGCTGTGTCGGCTTGGCTGGCGGCCAAAGGATGGAAGGCCGAACCGTGATCCTGACCGAGAAGCACATCCAACTGCTCAAGGACATCAACCGGTACTCGCGCATCAAGCGCTATCACGGATTGCTGCCCCGCAAGGAGTGCTTCATGTTCGACGACGCGGTGCTCGAGTCGCTCCAGGAGAACGGCATCGTGGAGGAGGGCGTCATCTTCACCCGTTGCGGCTCCAACCCCACGGGCTACCGCATCGCGGAACACGCCAAGGAAGAACTGAAAAAGCTTGGGGTGGACTTCTCCGACCACGGCGGGGACTGGGACAAGGTCAAGGAAGAAGAGGTCGTCACCCTGGACCAGTTGGAGAAGGAGCATATCGACGCTCTGGTGGACGTCTACCATTTTTCCAAGACCAACAAGTTCGGCGGGATGGCCCCCACGGACATCATGGACGACTACGACAAGGCCGTCATCGACTATCTCTACGACGCGGGATACATCTTTCAGATCAAGGTCAAGGGCAAGAACGTGAAGTACGAGAAGGGCTTCGTCCTTTCGGACAAGTCCATGAAGATTCTCAAACAACTGGGGTACGCCATGTAGTCGGCGGAGTGGCGGAAGCGTACAGGAGTCGAACCTGCCCGAGAGGATGAGTCTCGCAATGGGTTTGAAGCCCACGCGCCACACCGGTGACGAAACGCTTCCATTGATTCCGAATCCGAGGCACTTACCAAGGAAACGGAGCCAGGGCAAGGGTGGGAAATCCGTCCAGTCCCCTTGATTTTTTTTCTCGCGGACTTAAAGTGGCATTCATGCCCGCCGACACCCGCGTCCCGGGTGGGCCCGTCCCGACCTTGCGGAGGAACACTGTTTGAATAATTTCGCCAAAAATCTCTTCATCTGGATCACCATCGCACTGATGATGGTGGTCCTCTTCAATCTTTTCAACCAGGCGCCGCAGCCGCAGCACAAGCTCTCCTACAGCGAGTTTATCACCAAGGTGAACAGCGGGGAGATCCTCTCGGTCAAGATCCAAGGCCAGAAGATCACCGGCTCCATGGGGGCCGACAAGCGCTTCGCGACCTTCGCCCCGGAGGATCCGACCCTGGTGGCGACCCTGATCAAGAACAAGGTCGAGGTCACCGCCGAACCCCAGGAAGAGGCGCCCTGGTACATGACGCTCCTGGTTTCCTGGTTCCCCATGCTGCTTCTGATCGGCGTCTGGGTCTTCTTCATGCGCCAGATGCAGGGGGGCGGCAGCGGCGGACGGGGGGCCATGTCCTTCGGCCGGTCCCGGGCCCGGCTCATCAACGAGCAAAGCGCCAAGGTGACCTTCGAGGACGTGGCCGGCGTGGACGAGGCCAAGGAGGAGCTGCAGGAAATCGTGGATTTCCTGCGTGAACCCAAGAAGTTCACCCGCCTGGGCGGGCGTATTCCCAAGGGCGTTCTCCTCGTGGGCCCCCCCGGCACGGGTAAGACGCTTCTGGCCCGGGCCGTGGCCGGCGAGGCCGGGGTGCCCTTCTTCTCCATTTCCGGTTCCGACTTCGTGGAGATGTTCGTGGGCGTGGGCGCGGCCCGTGTGCGCGACCTCTTCGTCCAGGGCAAGAAGAACGCGCCCTGCCTCATCTTCATCGACGAGATCGATGCCGTGGGCCGTCAGCGCGGAGCGGGCCTGGGCGGTGGTCACGACGAACGTGAACAGACCTTGAACCAACTCCTGGTGGAGATGGACGGTTTCGAGTCCAACGAGGGCGTGATCCTGGTGGCCGCCACCAACCGTCCGGACGTGCTCGATCCGGCGCTTCTGCGGCCCGGTCGCTTCGACCGCCAGGTGGTGGTGCCGACCCCGGACGTGCGCGGCCGCAAGCGTATCCTCCAGGTGCACACCCGCAAGGTTCCCCTTGCCGGAGAGGTCAACCTGGATGTCCTGGCCCGGGGTACGCCCGGCTTCTCCGGCGCGGATCTGGAGAATCTGGTCAACGAGGCCGCTCTGCATGCGGCCAAGATGAACAAGGAACAGGTCCACATGGCCGACTTCGAGGAGGCCAAGGACAAGGTGCTCATGGGCAAGGAGCGCCGCAGCGTCATCCTCTCCGATGAGGAGAAGAAGACCACGGCCTATCACGAGGCGGGCCATGCTCTGGCCGCCAAGCTGCTGCCCGGCACCGATCCGGTGCACAAGGTGTCCATCATTCCCCGCGGCATGGCCCTGGGCGTGACCATGCAGCTGCCTGTGGACGATCGCCATAACTACTCCAAGGAATTCCTGGAGAACCAGCTGGCCATGATGCTCGGCGGCCGGGTGGCCGAGGAGTTGGTGCTGAACCAGAAGACCACCGGCGCGAGCAACGACATCGACCGGGCCACCAAAACGGCCCGCAAGATGGTCTGCCAGTGGGGCATGAGCGACAAACTGGGCCCCCTGTCCTTCGGTGACGGAGGAGAGCAGATATTCCTCGGGCGTGAACTCATCCAGCACAAAAACTACTCCGAGGACACGGCCCGGACCATCGACGACGAAATTCGCGGCATCATCGATCAGGCCCACGCCAAGGCCCGGACTCTGATCGGCGAGAATCGCGCCGCCCTGGACCGCATCGCCGAAGCCCTGCTTGAGCGCGAGACCATTTCCGGGGATGACATCGACCTGCTCATCAAGGGAGAGCCGCTCCCTCCTCTGAATGCGGAGCGCCCCGGCGGCGGCTCCGCGTCTTCCGGTTCCGGCTCCGGCCCGGGCTACGTGCCGCGCGCCGAGGGCAAGCCAGCGACGGGAGATTCGGACGAGTTCTCTCTCGAAGAGGACGAGGGCGACGACGGTAAAAAGGTGCAATAGGAGCTGTTAAGGCTCATGCGTGAGAACAGTTGGAGCATCAAGGGGGGCAAGGTCTTGGGACCGGCCCCCTTTTTCATCGCCGGCATCGTCAACGTGACGCCGGATTCCTTTCATGACGGCGGCCGCTGGTTCGACACCCGAGCCGCGGTGGCGCACGGCCGGGAACTGGCGGCCCAGGGTGCGCACATTCTGGACGTGGGCGGGGAAAGCACGCGTCCAGGCGCGGCCGAAGTTTCCGAAGACGAAGAACTGCGCCGCGTGCTGCCGGTGATCGCGGAACTGGCGACGCTCCCCCGAGCGGCACTGCCGGACTGCTCCGGGGAATATCCGGTGCTGTCGGTGGACACCTTCAAGGCCCGCGTGGCGGCTGAAAGCCTGGCGGCCGGAGCGGGGATCGTCAACGACATCTCGGCCTGTCGTTTCGACGAAGCTCTGGCCGACGTGCTGGCCCAGGAAAAACCCGGCTACGTGCTCATGCATAGCCAGGGACGCCCTCGGGTCATGCAGAAGGCTCCCGCCTACGGCGACGTCGTGGAAGAAGTGCTGGCGTTTTTCGAGGAACGGTTGCAGTATTTGTGCGGACGCGGACTTCCGGAGGATCGTATCGTGCTCGATCCGGGCATCGGCTTCGGCAAAACCTTGGAGCACAACCTGCGCCTTCTCCGCGAAATCAAACGGTTCGAGAGTCTGGGACGTCCGGTGTACATGGGGCTCTCCAACAAATCCCTGTTTCAGGGGTTGCTGGGGCTGGAACCGGGGCGTCGCGGCACGGCGACCCAAGTTGCCACGGCCGTCTTGGCCGCGAAAGGCGTGGCCGTGCATCGCGTGCATGACGTGGCGGAAACTGTCCGCACATTGCGCCTGGCGGCGGCCATGGCCTGAGTTCATCACGGCGGGGCGGTATGGAGTTCGAAGGATTGACCTTGCCTCTGCGCGAGATCCTGGACATCGGGATCGTCGCGCTCATCTATTACTATCTTATCCTGCTCGTGCGCGGCACCCGCGCGGTGGCCGTGATCTACGGCCTGGTTCTGGTGCTCTTCGTCTTCCACCTCTCCGACGTCTTCGGCCTGTACACTCTGAACTGGCTCTTGACCAACTTCCTGGGCTCCATTTTCCTGGTGGTCATCATCCTCTTCCAGAGCGACATCAAGAAGGCCCTGGCCCAGGTGGGCGCCGGTCCGCTCTGGCGCAAGCCCGATTTGCGCGAGGAGACCCTGGATCAGCTCGTGCAGTCCGTGATGACCATGTCGCGGATCAAGATGGGCGCCATCATCGTCCTGGAACGCACCATGCCCTTGGGCGACATCGTGGAGCGCGGGGTGGAGATCGACTCCCGCCTGAGCAAGGAGCTTCTGCTGACCATCTTCCACTACGACACGCCCCTGCACGACGGCGCGGTCATCGTGCGCAAGGGACGTCTGGCCGCCGCCGCCTGCATCCTGCCGCTGAGCTCCAAGTTCAAGGGCCAGACCGTCTTCGGCACCCGTCACCGCGCGG is a window of Desulfovibrio aminophilus DSM 12254 DNA encoding:
- the argH gene encoding argininosuccinate lyase; its protein translation is MSGKKMWGGRFRAATDSSVEDYTQSVSFDRRLYAEDIVGSKAHARMLARQGLLTAEEAETLVSGLDAVLAEIEAGTFAWDVALEDVHMNIERRLTDIVGPVGGKLHTGRSRNDQVALDFRLFVSGRVSAWTRELARLVEVLLARASEHENTLLPGCTHLQPAQPVSLAQHLLAYAWMFRRDAERLESFQTRIRVSPLGAAALAGTTYPLDPASVAAELGMTEIFGNSMDAVSDRDFALEALFGGSLVMMHLSRFCEELILWANPAFGYVRLPDAYSTGSSIMPQKKNPDVCELMRGKTGRVYGSLVSLLTLMKGLPLAYNRDMQEDKEPFLDADRTVSASVSIMADMLAEMTFVPEAMRRALSRGFLNATELADYLAARGLPFREAHHAAGSAVALAESRGCGLEDLSLEDLRGFSPLIENDVFEALRHETAVARRSTPGGTGPDSVRRQISAVSAWLAAKGWKAEP
- the ftsH gene encoding ATP-dependent zinc metalloprotease FtsH — protein: MNNFAKNLFIWITIALMMVVLFNLFNQAPQPQHKLSYSEFITKVNSGEILSVKIQGQKITGSMGADKRFATFAPEDPTLVATLIKNKVEVTAEPQEEAPWYMTLLVSWFPMLLLIGVWVFFMRQMQGGGSGGRGAMSFGRSRARLINEQSAKVTFEDVAGVDEAKEELQEIVDFLREPKKFTRLGGRIPKGVLLVGPPGTGKTLLARAVAGEAGVPFFSISGSDFVEMFVGVGAARVRDLFVQGKKNAPCLIFIDEIDAVGRQRGAGLGGGHDEREQTLNQLLVEMDGFESNEGVILVAATNRPDVLDPALLRPGRFDRQVVVPTPDVRGRKRILQVHTRKVPLAGEVNLDVLARGTPGFSGADLENLVNEAALHAAKMNKEQVHMADFEEAKDKVLMGKERRSVILSDEEKKTTAYHEAGHALAAKLLPGTDPVHKVSIIPRGMALGVTMQLPVDDRHNYSKEFLENQLAMMLGGRVAEELVLNQKTTGASNDIDRATKTARKMVCQWGMSDKLGPLSFGDGGEQIFLGRELIQHKNYSEDTARTIDDEIRGIIDQAHAKARTLIGENRAALDRIAEALLERETISGDDIDLLIKGEPLPPLNAERPGGGSASSGSGSGPGYVPRAEGKPATGDSDEFSLEEDEGDDGKKVQ
- the cdaA gene encoding diadenylate cyclase CdaA, with protein sequence MEFEGLTLPLREILDIGIVALIYYYLILLVRGTRAVAVIYGLVLVLFVFHLSDVFGLYTLNWLLTNFLGSIFLVVIILFQSDIKKALAQVGAGPLWRKPDLREETLDQLVQSVMTMSRIKMGAIIVLERTMPLGDIVERGVEIDSRLSKELLLTIFHYDTPLHDGAVIVRKGRLAAAACILPLSSKFKGQTVFGTRHRAALGISEESDAVTVVVSEERGAVSVAIGGRLTTSLDEVRLRRVLKTVLER
- the folP gene encoding dihydropteroate synthase — translated: MRENSWSIKGGKVLGPAPFFIAGIVNVTPDSFHDGGRWFDTRAAVAHGRELAAQGAHILDVGGESTRPGAAEVSEDEELRRVLPVIAELATLPRAALPDCSGEYPVLSVDTFKARVAAESLAAGAGIVNDISACRFDEALADVLAQEKPGYVLMHSQGRPRVMQKAPAYGDVVEEVLAFFEERLQYLCGRGLPEDRIVLDPGIGFGKTLEHNLRLLREIKRFESLGRPVYMGLSNKSLFQGLLGLEPGRRGTATQVATAVLAAKGVAVHRVHDVAETVRTLRLAAAMA